The Episyrphus balteatus chromosome 4, idEpiBalt1.1, whole genome shotgun sequence genome includes a window with the following:
- the LOC129919291 gene encoding solute carrier family 26 member 6-like — protein MTNSKLSECDPRCKKRSSQYNNKNNHKTNTLLLEMNTVEKQHLNTESEPFKKSFLDHKPKGPPEVNIHRDVVDQETVIKQSRYTGRDKSLLYGLNKSWTSWNFLNTFTGIFPIFRWLPKYSVQKNLLGDIISGFTVAIMNIPHGMGYGILAGVTPSNGLYMAVFPVLVYLFLGTSKHISIGTFAVMSIMTFKVVQTYSTEDLKPGEEGYTPLEVATATAIMTGVVHFLMALMRLGTLSSLLSDPLVNGFTTAAAVHVMTSQLKDVLGVSVPRHKGAFKIVYTFIDLGKSFPFANLSSMTICGGIIVFMLIMNEFVKPWVSKRSRFPIPAELIAVVGGTLLSRYIDLNGNYGVNLVGDIPTGLPSFKFPPLELLPIVAVDSIAIAVVSYSIVMSMGLTFAKKHSYDVRPNQELFAMSVGNFVGGCFSCIPMACSLSRSVVQEQTGGKTQIASFVSSLLILATILWIGPFFSTLPKCVLSGVILVALKPMFMQARELKSFSQQGKLEVLTWIFTFFFVVFVDIDIGLLVGICLSLVTLYIKDFKPYNSLLGTIPDIDGVYVDIGQHTKAVEIPETKIFRYTGSLNFATRNFYRKSMYEAINVDCQKLRRASLIAMESNGGKSHMLNSFRVLILDFSCLAHIDMAGCRTLSEIKKEMALLGVRIFIASPMDRVNDTIVRSMALGEGPFEVFATLNDAVAYGNACRNA, from the exons AAACGTTCATCCCaatataacaacaaaaataaccaTAAAACCAATACCCTCCTATTGGAGATGAATACCGTGGAAAAACAACACTTAAACACAGA AAGCGAACCTTTCAAAAAAAGCTTCCTTGATCACAAACCAAAAGGTCCACCCGAAGTGAATATACATCGAGATGTTGTTGATCAAGAGACTGTTATCAAACAATCACGTTATACCGGGCGTGACAAAAGTTTGCTATATGGACTTAATAAATCTTGGACTTCTTGGAATTTCCTCAACACTTTCACAGGAATTTTTCCCATATTCCGATGGCTACCGAAATATTCCgttcaaaaaaatcttcttgGAGATATTATTTCTGGATTCACAGTAGCCATAATGAATATACCACACGGAATGGGCTATGGTATCTTAGCCGGTGTGACTCCTAGCAATGGATTGTATATGGCAGTATTTCCAGTATTAGTCTACTTATTTCTCGGTACATCGAAACATATTTCGATAGGAACGTTTGCTGTTATGAGTATTATGACATTCAAAGTAGTGCAAACATATTCGACAGAAGATTTGAAGCCTGGAGAAGAAGGATATACGCCGTTAGAAGTTGCAACAGCAACTGCTATAATGACAGGAGTTGttcat TTTCTAATGGCACTAATGCGATTGGGCACCCTATCTTCTCTGCTAAGTGATCCTTTGGTAAATGGCTTTACAACAGCTGCTGCAGTTCATGTAATGACAAGTCAGTTAAAAGATGTCCTCGGAGTATCAGTTCCTCGACACAAAGGTGCTTTCAAGATCGTTTACACCTTCATCGATCTGGGAAAGTCGTTCCCATTTGCTAATTTATCATCCATGACAATTTGTGGCGGTATCATTGTCTTCATGCTTATAATGAATGAGTTTGTAAAACCTTGGGTGTCTAAAAGATCGCGATTTCCCATCCCTGCAGAGTTGATAGCTGTAGTTGGTGGAACCCTGTTATCAAGGTATATAGACCTTAATGGCAACTATGGTGTAAACTTGGTTGGTGATATTCCTACAGGCCTTCCGTCTTTTAAGTTCCCACCTTTGGAACTGTTGCCAATTGTAGCTGTTGATTCAATAGCCATAGCTGTTGTTAGTTATTCTATTGTTATGTCAATGGGATTAACATTTGCCAAGAAGCATTCATACGATGTTAGACCTAATCAGGAACTTTTTGCAATGAGTGTGGGAAATTTTGTTGGCGGATGTTTTTCATGCATTCCAATGGCTTGTTCATTGTCACGTTCTGTTGTACAAGAACAAACAGGTGGTAAAACGCAGATTGCATCGTTTGTATCGTCTTTGCTTATACTGGCAACAATTCTTTGGATTGGACCGTTTTTTAGTACTTTACCAAAA TGCGTTTTGTCTGGAGTAATTCTAGTCGCTTTGAAGCCTATGTTCATGCAAGCACGGGAATTAAAAAGTTTCTCTCAACAAGGGAAGTTGGAAGTTCTAACGTGGATTTTTACGttcttttttgtcgtttttgttGATATTGATATTGG ACTCCTCGTTGGAATTTGTTTATCTCTGGTAACTCTTTATATTAAAGACTTTAAACCGTACAATTCACTTCTTGGAACAATTCCCGACATTGATGGTGTTTACGTTGATATTGGTCAACATACTAAGGCAGTAGAAATtcctgaaacaaaaattttccgcTACACTGGGTCATTAAATTTTGCAACAAGAAATTTCTACAGGAAATCTATGTACGAAGCTATCAATGTTGATTGTCAGAAACTTCGTCGTGCTTCTTTGATAGCCATGGAGTCAAATGGTGGTAAAAGTCATATGCTCAATTCATTCCGGGTGCTAATTTTGGACTTTTCATGTCTTGCCCATATTGATATGGCTGGTTGCAGGACTTTAAGTGAAATTAAGAAAGAAATGGCTCTACTTGGAGTGAGGATATTTATTGCTAGTCCAATGGATCGTGTAAATGATACAATTGTTCGCAGTATGGCTCTGGGTGAGGGTCCTTTTGAAGTATTTGCCACATTGAATGATGCTGTTGCATATGGAAATGCATGTCGTAATGCATAA